In Lachnospiraceae bacterium, one DNA window encodes the following:
- a CDS encoding AEC family transporter — protein sequence MSFSGLFQTQGMLFLTMLIGYIFGKKGLADDNGKSLLTDLVLFVTLPASILKSFQIEFNHQILIACMTIAIAGVVIQIGSYVLGMFLYNHYGESRKKVLQYATICSNAGILGNPIAEGIFGQMGMMYASIYVIPQRIFMWSVGLTYFTEAPDKKTLCKKVATHPCILSVLIGFLLMVTQIRLPEVLNVTIKTVAGANTFLAMALVGLILSKVKLTELVERDTIYYAFIRLVFVPLLVYIGCRLASVDDLVTGVSVVLAAMPAASVTAVMASKYKKDEAFATKCVVFTTLLSLVTVPVWCLFLV from the coding sequence ATGAGTTTTTCCGGCTTATTTCAGACACAGGGAATGCTGTTTCTGACTATGCTTATCGGGTATATTTTTGGAAAGAAGGGGCTGGCAGATGATAATGGAAAAAGCCTGCTTACAGACCTGGTCCTGTTTGTCACCCTTCCGGCAAGCATATTGAAATCATTCCAGATTGAGTTTAATCATCAGATCCTTATTGCATGTATGACCATTGCTATAGCAGGAGTCGTGATCCAGATCGGAAGCTATGTTCTTGGCATGTTCCTTTACAATCATTATGGTGAGAGCAGAAAAAAAGTGCTGCAGTACGCAACAATCTGTTCCAATGCGGGAATCCTTGGAAATCCTATTGCAGAAGGGATTTTTGGGCAGATGGGAATGATGTATGCATCCATATATGTGATCCCGCAGCGCATTTTTATGTGGTCTGTAGGTCTTACATATTTTACAGAGGCACCAGATAAGAAGACGCTTTGCAAAAAAGTGGCTACCCATCCATGTATTTTATCTGTATTGATCGGATTTTTACTCATGGTAACGCAGATCCGGCTGCCGGAAGTATTGAACGTGACGATCAAAACAGTAGCTGGTGCAAATACATTCCTTGCAATGGCTTTAGTAGGTCTGATCCTTTCTAAAGTAAAGCTTACAGAGCTGGTAGAACGTGATACGATCTATTATGCATTTATACGTTTGGTATTTGTTCCTCTTTTGGTGTATATAGGCTGTAGGCTTGCATCAGTAGATGATCTGGTAACAGGAGTGTCTGTGGTTTTGGCGGCAATGCCGGCGGCCAGTGTTACGGCGGTTATGGCTTCCAAATATAAAAAAGATGAAGCCTTTGCAACGAAATGCGTGGTATTTACTACTTTGCTTTCATTGGTAACAGTGCCAGTATGGTGTCTGTTTTTAGTCTGA
- a CDS encoding DUF1810 domain-containing protein, translating into MYELDRFIKAQNRDYDTALNEIKEGYKRSHWMWYIFPQIIGLGRSEIAVYYSIADREEAECYMQNDLLRGHLLEISEALLQVESDDATRVMGFPDDMKLQSCMTLFAAVASEYDVFQKVLDKFFHGEMDKRTLEILG; encoded by the coding sequence ATGTATGAATTAGACCGTTTCATCAAAGCACAGAACCGTGATTATGATACTGCATTGAACGAAATCAAAGAAGGTTATAAGCGGAGTCATTGGATGTGGTACATCTTCCCACAGATTATAGGCCTTGGGAGAAGTGAAATCGCAGTCTATTATTCCATCGCGGATAGGGAAGAGGCTGAGTGCTATATGCAAAATGACTTGTTAAGAGGGCATCTTCTAGAGATAAGTGAGGCACTGCTTCAAGTGGAATCGGATGATGCTACTCGTGTAATGGGATTCCCAGATGATATGAAGCTGCAATCATGCATGACATTGTTTGCGGCGGTCGCATCCGAATATGACGTATTCCAGAAGGTCCTGGACAAGTTCTTTCATGGAGAGATGGATAAGAGAACACTGGAGATATTGGGATAA
- a CDS encoding MBL fold metallo-hydrolase, translated as MKITWFGHSCFKIENDGYAIVVDPYTKGSVPGLAALDTEANKVYCTHEHGDHNGRNEVRIISSEIDNPFSVSEIDTYHDEVQGAKRGKNKIYIIDDGTNSVAHLGDLGCELTKEQINELENLDCIMVPVGGYYTIDGKQAADLMHRLNPKMVIPMHYRDDQKEFGYSEIDTVGTFTEYMDNVMTIPASEIDTEYELVSQVVVMQPLRRER; from the coding sequence ATGAAAATAACATGGTTTGGACATTCATGCTTTAAAATTGAAAATGATGGATATGCGATAGTCGTTGATCCGTATACAAAAGGTAGTGTACCGGGACTGGCAGCTTTAGATACTGAAGCCAATAAGGTTTACTGTACACATGAGCATGGGGATCATAACGGACGAAATGAAGTGAGGATTATCAGTTCTGAAATAGATAATCCGTTTTCAGTTAGCGAAATAGATACCTATCATGATGAGGTGCAGGGCGCTAAAAGAGGAAAAAACAAAATCTATATTATAGATGATGGAACAAATAGTGTTGCTCATTTAGGGGATTTAGGCTGCGAACTGACAAAGGAACAGATTAATGAATTGGAAAATCTGGATTGCATTATGGTTCCAGTAGGTGGATATTACACGATTGATGGAAAACAAGCTGCAGATTTGATGCATCGACTAAATCCGAAAATGGTCATTCCAATGCATTATCGAGATGATCAGAAGGAATTTGGTTATTCTGAGATAGATACTGTAGGCACTTTTACTGAATACATGGATAATGTAATGACTATTCCTGCAAGTGAAATAGATACAGAGTATGAATTAGTATCACAGGTGGTTGTTATGCAGCCACTTCGCAGGGAGAGGTGA
- the eno gene encoding phosphopyruvate hydratase: protein MMYLEIEKVIGRQIIDSRGNPTVEAEVILVDGTVGRGAAPSGASTGVFEALELRDGDKEKFGGKGVTKAVANINEQIAPALIGMDASDLYAVDQIMIKLDGTKDKSNLGANAILAVSLATANAAAKALGIPLYRFLGGVNATTLPVPMLNLENAGAHSSAPVDIQEFLVMPVGAENFSEALRWGTEVFHSLQKLIKDEGMSTAVGDEGGFAPEFKSQEDALDHLVKAIQNAGFEPGKDFVIALDAASSEWKSEKGVGFYHQPKSGKDFTSDELIEYWEQLIAKYPIYSIEDGLDEEDWEGWKKMTERIGHKVQLVGDDLFVTNTERLKKGIEMGVANSILIKLNQIGSVSETLETIKMAQKAGYTAIVSHRSGETEDVTIADLAVALNAGQIKTGAPSRSERVAKYNQLLRIDENLGDSASYLGKKAFNFNR from the coding sequence ATGATGTATTTAGAGATTGAAAAGGTTATTGGAAGACAGATTATTGATTCCAGAGGTAATCCAACGGTTGAGGCTGAGGTTATATTAGTAGATGGAACAGTAGGAAGAGGCGCTGCACCATCAGGAGCGTCAACAGGAGTATTTGAAGCACTTGAGCTTAGAGATGGAGATAAAGAAAAATTCGGTGGCAAAGGAGTTACAAAGGCAGTTGCGAATATAAATGAACAGATTGCACCGGCACTAATCGGAATGGATGCTTCTGATCTATATGCTGTAGATCAGATAATGATTAAATTGGACGGAACAAAAGATAAATCAAATTTGGGAGCAAATGCGATTCTTGCAGTATCCCTTGCGACAGCAAATGCGGCTGCGAAAGCCTTGGGAATTCCACTATATAGATTCCTTGGTGGTGTAAACGCCACTACATTGCCCGTGCCAATGCTTAATTTGGAAAATGCGGGAGCTCATAGCAGTGCACCTGTGGATATACAGGAATTCCTCGTGATGCCTGTAGGAGCAGAAAACTTTTCAGAAGCACTTCGTTGGGGAACAGAAGTATTTCATTCATTGCAAAAATTGATTAAAGATGAGGGTATGTCTACAGCTGTAGGCGATGAAGGTGGATTTGCACCTGAGTTTAAATCACAGGAGGATGCGCTAGACCATCTTGTAAAGGCAATTCAAAATGCAGGATTTGAGCCAGGTAAAGATTTTGTAATTGCCCTTGATGCTGCATCATCAGAATGGAAGAGTGAAAAAGGAGTAGGTTTTTATCATCAGCCAAAATCAGGAAAAGACTTTACATCAGATGAATTGATTGAATATTGGGAACAGCTTATTGCTAAGTATCCTATTTATTCCATCGAAGATGGTCTTGATGAGGAGGATTGGGAAGGTTGGAAGAAGATGACAGAGAGAATTGGTCATAAAGTACAGCTAGTGGGAGATGATTTATTCGTAACCAATACAGAACGACTGAAGAAGGGAATAGAGATGGGAGTTGCAAACTCTATCCTAATTAAGCTTAATCAGATTGGTTCAGTATCTGAAACGCTTGAGACTATTAAGATGGCACAGAAGGCAGGTTATACAGCCATCGTTTCGCATAGATCAGGAGAAACAGAAGATGTAACAATAGCAGATCTTGCGGTTGCCTTAAATGCAGGACAGATTAAAACTGGAGCACCTAGTAGGTCGGAAAGAGTCGCTAAGTATAATCAGCTTCTTAGAATTGACGAAAATTTGGGGGATAGTGCAAGTTATCTCGGAAAGAAAGCATTCAATTTTAATAGATAA
- a CDS encoding M18 family aminopeptidase, producing MELTRENYNETAKELLAFLQNSPSCFHAVKNVTDMLTAAGFTEVKEEESWELKAGGRYFVTRNQSSVIAFKIPGKDFKGFQIMASHSDSPAFKIKENPEIEAAHCIKLNVEKYGGMICAPWFDRPLSIAGRLVVSEESRLVSKLVNVDRDLVMIPNLAIHMNRQVNDGYAYNAQKDMLPVFGSLEAKGTFMSLMAEAAGVKEEDILGHDLFLYNRQPGTIWGADETFLSCGRLDDLQCAFSSVKAVIEGENSSSVSVAAIFDNEEVGSGTKQGADSTFLKDVLERINDSLGRTREQYLMAVASSFMISADNAHAVHPNHADVADPTNRPSINEGIVIKYNANQKYTTDAVSAAVFKALCKKVQVPVQTFTNRSDIAGGSTLGNISNAHVSLNTVDIGLPQFAMHSPYETAGVKDTCYLIKAATEFFNSCIVAEGNGNYTLGE from the coding sequence ATGGAATTAACAAGAGAAAACTACAACGAAACAGCAAAGGAACTGCTTGCATTTTTACAGAACAGTCCTTCCTGCTTTCATGCAGTGAAGAATGTAACAGATATGCTTACAGCAGCCGGCTTTACAGAAGTAAAAGAGGAAGAAAGCTGGGAGCTTAAGGCTGGCGGACGTTATTTTGTGACCCGCAATCAGTCTTCTGTGATCGCATTTAAGATACCGGGAAAAGACTTTAAGGGATTTCAGATCATGGCAAGCCACAGTGATTCACCAGCCTTTAAAATTAAAGAAAATCCGGAGATAGAAGCAGCTCACTGCATCAAGTTAAATGTTGAAAAGTATGGCGGCATGATCTGTGCACCATGGTTTGACAGACCATTATCCATCGCAGGAAGACTGGTAGTATCAGAGGAAAGCCGTCTTGTGTCCAAACTGGTTAATGTAGACCGGGATCTGGTGATGATCCCAAATCTGGCTATCCATATGAACCGCCAGGTAAATGACGGGTACGCTTATAATGCACAGAAAGATATGCTTCCTGTATTTGGCAGTCTGGAAGCAAAGGGAACCTTTATGTCTCTCATGGCAGAAGCAGCAGGTGTAAAAGAAGAGGATATTTTAGGACATGATCTGTTTTTATATAACCGTCAGCCGGGAACTATCTGGGGTGCAGATGAGACCTTCCTTTCCTGCGGCAGACTGGATGATCTGCAGTGTGCATTTTCTTCTGTAAAAGCAGTTATTGAAGGAGAAAACAGTTCAAGTGTTTCTGTAGCAGCTATCTTTGACAATGAAGAAGTGGGAAGCGGTACCAAGCAGGGGGCAGATTCCACTTTCTTAAAGGATGTTTTAGAGCGTATTAATGACAGTCTGGGACGTACCAGAGAGCAGTATCTTATGGCAGTTGCCTCCAGCTTTATGATCTCTGCAGATAATGCCCATGCAGTACATCCAAACCATGCAGATGTCGCTGATCCAACCAACCGTCCGTCTATTAATGAGGGTATTGTTATCAAATACAATGCAAATCAGAAATATACCACTGATGCAGTATCAGCAGCTGTTTTCAAGGCATTATGCAAGAAGGTACAGGTTCCGGTACAGACCTTTACCAACCGTTCTGACATTGCAGGTGGTTCCACACTGGGAAATATTTCCAATGCACATGTTTCCTTAAATACTGTAGATATCGGACTTCCTCAGTTTGCAATGCATTCTCCTTATGAGACTGCAGGTGTGAAAGATACCTGCTATCTGATCAAGGCAGCAACTGAATTCTTTAACAGTTGCATCGTGGCTGAAGGAAATGGAAATTATACTCTGGGTGAGTAA
- a CDS encoding UDP-N-acetylmuramoyl-tripeptide--D-alanyl-D-alanine ligase, producing the protein MREITARALAGAVGGILVHEGDAPSVEHISLDSRKMTGNDLFVPIIGERADGHDYICMAIGNGAKAVFTSRHKTEEEVQEAIFTQCKGDKEKETAAKAAAWICVPDTRKALQDLGAYCRNMHPLPLVGITGSVGKTTTREMVAAALSAGFLVYKTPGNSNSQVGVPITVAEIPENAEIGVIELGMSEPGEMTRIANVARVNCAVVTNIGVAHIEQLGSKENILKEKLHIQDGMSEDGTLFLNGDDPLLRNVIPENGRKKILYGLSEGCDYRGEDLHLENGHPVFTAVHGDEKVQLHLEVMGVHMVQNALAALAVAGEYGISMEKASEPLCRFEGFKGRQQILHLNGVTVIDDSYNASPVSMKAGIQVLGSLPCEGKRIAVLADMKELGPDTIKFHQEVGTFLKEHPVDQVVLYGKLAEEIGAGLKMSGGNIPLAEVENLEELEKWLDDHVVSGDCLLFKGSNSMGLSKAVAYMKEK; encoded by the coding sequence ATGAGAGAGATAACAGCCAGAGCCCTTGCAGGAGCAGTTGGTGGAATATTAGTACACGAAGGGGATGCTCCATCTGTAGAGCATATCAGCCTGGATTCCAGAAAAATGACAGGAAATGATCTGTTTGTGCCGATCATCGGGGAACGGGCAGACGGACATGATTATATCTGCATGGCCATTGGAAATGGTGCAAAGGCAGTGTTTACCAGCCGTCATAAAACAGAAGAGGAAGTACAGGAAGCTATCTTTACCCAGTGCAAAGGGGACAAAGAAAAAGAAACAGCGGCAAAAGCAGCGGCATGGATCTGTGTGCCTGATACAAGAAAGGCGCTTCAGGATCTGGGAGCATATTGCAGAAACATGCATCCTCTTCCTTTGGTCGGTATTACCGGAAGCGTGGGAAAGACTACCACCCGTGAAATGGTGGCAGCAGCCTTAAGCGCCGGTTTTCTTGTATACAAGACACCGGGAAACAGCAACAGTCAGGTGGGAGTGCCGATCACTGTTGCTGAGATCCCGGAAAATGCAGAGATCGGTGTGATCGAACTGGGAATGAGTGAGCCGGGAGAAATGACCCGTATTGCAAATGTTGCCAGAGTCAACTGTGCAGTTGTGACTAATATTGGAGTAGCCCATATTGAACAGTTAGGTTCTAAAGAGAATATTTTAAAGGAAAAGCTGCATATCCAGGATGGAATGTCAGAAGATGGAACATTATTCTTAAACGGAGATGATCCCCTTCTTAGGAATGTAATCCCGGAGAATGGCAGGAAGAAGATCCTGTATGGACTTTCAGAAGGCTGTGATTACCGGGGAGAGGATCTGCATCTGGAAAATGGTCATCCTGTATTTACAGCTGTTCATGGAGATGAAAAAGTACAGCTTCATCTTGAGGTCATGGGTGTCCATATGGTACAGAATGCTCTGGCAGCCCTGGCAGTGGCAGGTGAATATGGTATTTCTATGGAAAAGGCTTCAGAGCCTTTATGCCGCTTTGAAGGCTTTAAGGGCCGTCAGCAGATCCTGCATCTGAATGGCGTAACAGTGATCGATGACAGCTATAATGCGAGCCCTGTTTCCATGAAAGCGGGAATACAGGTATTAGGTTCTTTGCCATGTGAGGGAAAAAGGATCGCGGTTCTTGCTGATATGAAGGAATTAGGTCCTGATACTATAAAATTCCATCAGGAAGTGGGAACTTTCTTAAAAGAGCATCCGGTAGATCAGGTAGTTCTTTATGGGAAACTGGCAGAAGAGATCGGAGCTGGTCTGAAAATGTCAGGGGGAAATATACCGCTGGCAGAAGTAGAAAACCTTGAAGAACTGGAAAAATGGTTAGATGACCATGTAGTTTCCGGTGATTGTCTGCTGTTTAAGGGATCTAACAGTATGGGACTTTCCAAAGCAGTAGCTTATATGAAAGAAAAATAA
- a CDS encoding UDP-N-acetylmuramoyl-L-alanyl-D-glutamate--2,6-diaminopimelate ligase, with amino-acid sequence MIFRDWLKGLEYTLLQGNVDVETEDVIYDSRKAAPGKVFVAMKGIRADGHSFIPQVLKAGVTVLVTERPVEEELKASGLSGEELNKITVVMVEEGRHALALLSAARFGHPTKKLVMIGVTGTKGKTTTTHMIRAILQAAGKKVGMIGTTGTMIGDVVTPTLNTTPESYELHQAFSQMVEAGCEYAVMEVSSQGIKMHRTDGLYFDYGIFTNISPDHIGPGEHADFEEYLYYKTRLLNMCRIGLVNKDDEHAEQIIKAADCELYTYSEKGKEADFSASDIRYVSQPDFVGTEFHISGKYDMEVRLGIPGLFNVVNALAAVSVCSFLNLDKEKISHALEHIRVNGRMEIVYTSERCTVLVDYAHNAVSMESLLSTLRDYKPKRLVCVFGCGGNRSKDRRYSMGEIGGKLADLSIITADNSRYEKVEDIIADIRGSIEKTGGSFIEIPDRREAIRYSILQAQPGDMVAVIGKGHEDYQEINGVRHHFLDREVIEETVKELGEKA; translated from the coding sequence ATGATATTTCGTGATTGGTTAAAAGGACTTGAATATACGCTGCTTCAGGGAAATGTGGATGTGGAAACAGAAGATGTGATCTATGATTCCAGAAAAGCAGCTCCTGGAAAAGTATTTGTGGCAATGAAAGGAATCCGGGCAGACGGACACAGCTTTATCCCTCAGGTATTAAAAGCAGGTGTAACAGTCCTTGTAACAGAAAGACCTGTGGAAGAAGAGTTAAAAGCCAGTGGGCTTTCTGGGGAAGAATTAAATAAAATAACTGTGGTCATGGTAGAAGAAGGCCGTCACGCGCTGGCTCTTCTTTCAGCTGCACGTTTCGGCCATCCTACTAAAAAACTGGTGATGATCGGTGTTACAGGAACCAAGGGGAAGACAACCACTACTCATATGATCCGGGCCATTTTACAGGCTGCAGGAAAGAAAGTGGGCATGATCGGAACTACAGGTACTATGATCGGTGATGTGGTAACACCTACTTTAAATACTACGCCGGAATCTTATGAGCTTCATCAGGCATTTTCACAGATGGTGGAAGCAGGCTGTGAATATGCAGTGATGGAGGTATCTTCCCAGGGTATTAAGATGCATCGCACAGATGGACTGTATTTTGACTATGGTATTTTTACCAATATTTCTCCAGACCATATCGGACCAGGAGAGCATGCGGATTTTGAAGAATATCTTTATTATAAGACAAGACTCCTTAATATGTGTCGCATTGGTCTGGTAAATAAAGATGATGAACATGCAGAGCAGATCATAAAGGCAGCAGATTGTGAACTTTATACTTACAGCGAAAAAGGAAAAGAGGCAGATTTTTCAGCTTCTGATATACGCTATGTATCACAGCCGGATTTTGTAGGAACAGAATTCCACATTTCCGGAAAATATGATATGGAAGTAAGACTGGGTATCCCGGGACTCTTTAATGTGGTAAATGCACTGGCAGCTGTCAGTGTGTGCAGCTTCTTAAATCTGGATAAAGAAAAGATCAGCCATGCCTTGGAACATATCCGGGTAAATGGCCGTATGGAGATCGTCTATACCAGTGAGAGATGTACTGTTCTTGTGGATTACGCCCATAATGCTGTGAGCATGGAAAGCCTGTTATCCACACTTAGGGATTATAAGCCTAAACGCCTTGTCTGCGTTTTTGGATGCGGTGGAAACCGGTCCAAAGACCGTCGCTATTCTATGGGCGAGATCGGTGGAAAGCTGGCAGATCTGAGCATTATTACAGCAGACAATTCCCGGTATGAGAAGGTGGAAGATATTATTGCTGATATCCGCGGAAGCATTGAAAAAACAGGCGGCAGCTTTATTGAGATACCGGACCGCAGGGAAGCAATCCGCTACAGTATCCTTCAGGCACAGCCGGGAGATATGGTAGCTGTTATCGGAAAGGGACATGAAGATTATCAGGAGATCAATGGTGTCCGTCATCATTTCCTGGACCGTGAAGTGATTGAAGAAACAGTAAAAGAACTGGGAGAGAAAGCATAA
- a CDS encoding formate--tetrahydrofolate ligase: MKTDIEIAQEAVMQPIKEVAVSYGIGEDDLELYGKYKAKLTDDLWEKVKDRPDGKLVLVTAINPTPAGEGKTTITVGLGEALGKMGKNAIIALREPSLGPCFGIKGGAAGGGYAQVLPMEDLNLHFTGDFHAITSANNLLAALLDNHIQQGNALGIDPRQILWKRCLDMNDRVLRNVVVGLGAKADGMVREDHFVITVASEIMAILCLANDMDDLKERLGKIIVAYNFAGEPVTAADLHAVGSMAALLKDALKPNMIQTLEHTGALVHGGPFANIAHGCNSVRATKTALKLCDIVVTEAGFGADLGAEKFMDIKCRKAGIHPDAVVLVATVRALKYNGGVPKDQLSEENLDALKRGIVNLEKHIENIQKFGVPVVVTLNSFITDTEAEYAYIKKFCEERGCEFALAEVWAKGGEGGIALAEKVLNTLENKKGNFKPIYTDEMPLKEKIKTISSEIYGADGVSYAPAASRALKRIEEMGFGDLPVCMAKTQYSLSDDQTKLGRPSGFTINVRDAYVCAGAGFVVVLTGSIMTMPGLPKKPAAEGIDVVNGKITGLF; the protein is encoded by the coding sequence ATGAAAACCGATATTGAGATCGCACAGGAAGCGGTAATGCAGCCAATTAAGGAAGTGGCAGTATCTTATGGTATTGGAGAGGATGATCTGGAGCTTTATGGAAAATATAAAGCAAAGCTTACAGATGATCTCTGGGAAAAAGTAAAAGACCGGCCGGACGGCAAACTGGTCCTGGTGACAGCGATCAACCCAACGCCAGCCGGTGAAGGAAAGACTACTATTACCGTAGGCTTGGGAGAAGCACTTGGAAAAATGGGAAAAAATGCCATCATCGCCTTAAGAGAGCCATCATTGGGACCGTGCTTTGGTATTAAAGGTGGTGCAGCAGGTGGCGGTTATGCACAGGTGCTTCCTATGGAAGATTTGAATCTTCATTTTACAGGTGATTTCCATGCGATCACATCTGCCAACAATCTTCTGGCAGCACTTCTTGATAACCATATACAGCAGGGAAATGCGCTGGGTATCGATCCAAGACAGATTCTCTGGAAACGCTGCCTGGATATGAATGACAGAGTGCTTAGAAATGTAGTGGTTGGACTTGGGGCAAAGGCTGACGGTATGGTACGTGAGGATCATTTTGTGATCACGGTTGCCTCTGAGATCATGGCGATCCTCTGCCTTGCAAATGATATGGATGACTTAAAAGAACGTCTTGGAAAGATTATTGTTGCCTACAATTTTGCAGGAGAGCCTGTAACAGCAGCGGATCTTCATGCAGTAGGTTCTATGGCAGCCCTGTTAAAGGATGCATTAAAGCCAAATATGATCCAGACCTTAGAACACACAGGTGCTTTGGTGCACGGTGGACCATTTGCCAATATTGCACATGGCTGCAACAGTGTACGTGCTACAAAGACAGCTTTAAAGCTTTGCGATATTGTTGTTACAGAAGCTGGTTTTGGCGCTGATCTGGGTGCAGAGAAATTTATGGATATTAAGTGCCGCAAAGCAGGCATCCATCCAGATGCTGTAGTATTAGTGGCGACTGTAAGAGCGTTAAAGTACAATGGAGGCGTTCCAAAAGATCAGCTTTCTGAGGAAAACCTGGATGCTTTAAAGAGAGGCATTGTAAACCTTGAAAAGCACATTGAAAATATCCAGAAATTCGGTGTTCCGGTGGTTGTTACCTTAAACTCCTTCATAACAGATACAGAAGCTGAGTATGCTTACATTAAGAAATTCTGTGAAGAAAGAGGCTGTGAGTTTGCATTGGCTGAAGTCTGGGCAAAGGGCGGCGAAGGCGGTATCGCTTTAGCTGAAAAGGTATTGAATACCCTGGAAAATAAGAAGGGGAACTTTAAGCCGATCTATACAGATGAGATGCCATTAAAAGAAAAAATCAAGACCATTTCTTCTGAGATCTATGGTGCAGACGGTGTATCTTATGCACCTGCAGCTTCCAGGGCCTTAAAACGCATTGAAGAAATGGGATTTGGTGATCTGCCTGTATGTATGGCTAAGACTCAGTATTCCCTGTCTGATGACCAGACAAAGCTGGGAAGACCGTCTGGTTTTACCATTAATGTAAGAGATGCTTATGTCTGTGCCGGAGCAGGTTTTGTAGTAGTGCTTACAGGTTCTATTATGACTATGCCAGGACTTCCGAAGAAACCGGCTGCTGAAGGTATTGATGTGGTAAACGGAAAGATCACTGGCCTGTTCTAA